The sequence aaaaacattgAGTACATCCCTTTTGGCTTCTGGTGGAGAAACTGGTGATGTCAATGGAGATGACGTGGAATCCTCAAAGCAAATCAGCAACACTCAAGCAGATGCAGAGAAGGATGAGAAAATGAGTAAGAAATCTAAAAGGAAACAAAATGCCACTGCAAAGAACCTCCTGGATTTACAAACAAAAGATCAAGATGTTGTCCATAAGGATCCAAAACCTTCCACTGACGATCAAAAGGAAGTGCAAGCTTCTGGTGGGGAAACTGGTGATGTCAATGGAGACGAGGTGgaacatttaaagaaaatcagCAAAACTCAAGCAAATGCAGAGAATGTGGATGAGAAAATGAGTAAGAAatctaagaagaaaaaaaaggctacTCCAAAGATCCTCCTGGATTTGAAAACAAAAGATCAAGATGCTGGTGATAAGGATCCAACACCTTCAGCTGATAATCAAATGGAGGTGCAAGCTTCTGGCGGGGAAACTGGTGATGTCAATGGAGATGACATGGACTCCTCAAAGCAAATCAGCAAAACTCAAGCAATTGCAGAGAATATGGATAGGAAAATGAGTAAGAAATCTAAGAAGAAACAAAGTGCTACTGCAGAGAACCTCCTGGATTTGCAAACAAAAGACCAAGATGTTGGTCATAAGGATCTAACACATTCAGCTGATAATCAAAGGGAGGTGCAAGCTTCATCCAAATCGACAAAGAAAACTAAGTCAACAAAAACAAGTACCAAGAATAAAAGTAATGAATCAAATTTGAAGCACGAGAGAGATTCAGTGGTTGAAATTGATCCTCTTCATGCTCAAACGAATTGTGTGACTGACAAGTCTTCTCAAGTTCCATTACATACAACTGAAGGCAATTCTAAGGGAAGGCCAGTTGAAGATGAAAATTCTGAGCAAATTCTTCCTCCTGAAGAGAAGGTTCCAAAAGCTTCTAGAAGTGACTCTGGAACTGGCAAGTCTTCCCAAGTTCCATTACATACAACTGAAAGCAACTATAAGGAAAGGCCAGTTAAAGATAAAGGCGCCGAGCGCATGCTTCACCCTGAAAAGAAGCTTCCGAAAGCTTCTAGAAGTGGCAAAACAGCTCCTCAATCTAGTATGTCTGATACGTTCACTTCCATTCCTAAAGAAGTAACAAGGCCTGGCACTCTCAATGCTTCTGAGACCAGAATTAATTCGGAGAGAAAAAGTGAAGCTTTAGCTGTATCAAAGTCTAACTTGGGAAATTCTAAGAATCTAGTTCAccaaaataaattgtttaatgaGAACAAATCAGGTGCAGGCCAGGGTGTTAGAAAAGCTTTTGTTAATGAAACTGGGGAAGTCGTAAATAGCTCACAACATGATAAGAGCTTGCTAACTAAATTGGGAGCAATCTTCAAAGATGATAGTAGTGGGTCCTCTGAAGACGAAGATGGAGTTGACAATTCAAATGCCAGCACCAGAACACCGTCAGATAATTCATTTTCATCTGACTTCTCAGATGGGGAAAGCAACGCAAAACTCAACTCACCACGAAATGGTAATTCAATTTCTGTCTGAAATTTTAGCACCCAACATTGTTAATTGTATCAGGATTTAGGAAATTATTTTTCCTTGTACATTGCATTCTATTTTCTCTTGCATCTTTTTGAGATAAGTGGACAAGTCAGATtcattgtttttgttcttttcaaatgttaaatattttaaatgtgtTTGGCTGTAACTTTGATTGTCTCATGGCAAGAAAACTTGAATGATCCATGTTGACCTGATTCAGATATCATCTAGGTGGACAGCATATGAGAAGGTATAATTACAGTGTTTAGGCCTTGAGGCAAACATATTACTTATCTTTTATAAACTAGATGGCAATTACCTTAAGAAatgcttgaaagttgaaacctcCTATGTGTGTTCAGCACTGACGGGGTGTTTGGTTTGCCGTAATGTTACATTACGCcataatattacattattgtaatcttacattaatgtaaTATCAATACAATAATACAACATTTCTTTGTTTAGAAAGGTGATGAGATTCAGATGAcgtgatatattttgtattttaaattatggtaatgttagaaaaattaaagtaaacCAAAAGCTTTAATGTGACATCATCATAATGTGCATCACATCAAGAGCACATTACAACGAACCCAACACCCttgattataatatatatatatatatatatatatatatttttttttacgagGTAACATATCTCTTACTTTAAGTATTAATGTCATCCACAAGTTGAAGTATTAATGTCATCCACAAGTTGCAgtatctcttattttttttcttttagtataAACTGGATGGCAATTTCCTTAAGGATCTATAACATAATCATGAAtggcatcatcctcattttcTCTGTTACTTTCTTTCTGACAACTTTGGTCTGAGCTTATTGGAGctaatttttctatttgaatCAAAATTGCCTTAGGATCTAATGACTCGAAAAGAAATAACAGTGGTGGAAGAAGCATCATGAATTCAtggtaagctctctctctccctctctcatatgtgtgtgtgtgtgtgtgtgtgtgtgtgtgtgtgtgtgtggggggggggggggggggggaaggtgGTTCCTTGCGTGCACCACATAAGGTTTTCCAATCAATTCAAACACATAGctgtattgaatttaattgtcattGTAATGCTGGTTGTGTTTTATTAGTCAATGCAACCATGtgcttgaatttaattaaggaaCCTGATATACTGCACCTAAGGAGCTGTACGGAAATTGTTCCATGTGTGTGTTTACTGTCAGCTAGCTTTTTTGACATTTAGAATTTGTCAATTTAAAGGCTACATCCTCATAAACATTATTTCTTTGTTATGTATATTTTGTTCCCATCATTATCTCAAAAAATCTTTAATATATTTGTGATCCATGGGGCAGCTCTTCAGTTGCAAAAGATATGGACCTTGGTACAATCTTTAGAAGTTCGCGCAGCTTCAAGAAGGCTAAACTAACAGCATCGCAGTTGCAACTGGAAGACACTGAAAGCCAGCCTGTTGATTTTGTTCCGGACAGTCTGGCTGACCCGTAATTGCTCtcttgtttgaatgttttttttttgtgtgtccAGGAGCTAAAATTTTGGTCCTTATTCACTGTAGGCTGCGCATGTCTCTATGTACTGTTGAGAAGCAGAGGCATTAAGCATATCTGCcggttttttgtttaataatcaatttcaaaaattttgagtttgtgTTCAGTGATTGGATTTTGATAAGAATTTTGACTGATAATATGATACAATACATAATGgaaggaattgaaaatttgaaaggattgaatttattttcttcttcttcatcatcttttttCCCCATAATAACTATTTTTCTATCCCTTGCATGTCATTCAATTTAAGCCAATAAGAGAATTTAGCATGCCCACATTGAAACAAAAGCTATATAAACCCCATCCAAATGTCATCACACAGGCATTCTCTCCAAGTTCATTTTCCATGAACTAAATGGAGCCACAGCTTCAACATCCATCACGAATGAATAAGCAATTTGGTCATTGATAAATTTTTAGAgggtaaaaaattttagtttctatgTTATACTTGTTATGCGATGCCTGAAgtaaaattatatctatttgTAATGAAGTTTTAgtataatcaaaattattttaagtgtgcatttgggttaggattaaaaattaagattatttcattattcagcttatttttgctactattcatgggttttaCTGTACTTTTTTGCACTATTTATGGGCCTttctgtactatttcaactaactttgaCCTTTATCTACAGTGCTTTCAGcaacaatttttcaattttagcaaaatagaCGATATTCAAATACACTCAAAGTATGAAGGTAGGGTGGATATGGAATACCAAATTTAGTACCCTTTGCCTGAAATGTAAAGAGAAATAGTTGAATATGAATACCATGGCAAAATGGTCAAAATAACACCATTTATCAAAATACGAGGCTAAagttggggttcaagtctccagaggggtttcacatacatatacatttagattaggctaaagtaaaattctatcttgtataaaaaaaataaggcaaTATACCACTGTTCGCAAAATATTTAAGAGAATACTActgttttaaaactcgagtttcgtAAAAAATGCGCCATGGTGGTGCCCGGTTATCtgaaatttagaattaaaaatgtcacatgaaatttgatttatagaacttgagttccattgAGCCATAGAGTCAAGTGCTGCATTTGGCTGAAGTGTTAAAAACAAATTAGGATTAGGGAGAAAAAGAAGGCAGGGGGAGACCAAGTCAAAGACAAAACTGAGAttttgaaaaacacaaaaagtactgtttgaagaagagagaggcAGTGAGCTAGTGAGATTTGTACAGAGTTGTTGAGATCTTCCTTGAGACATAGGAAAGCAGACCGTGAGTTcgtatgaaaaaagaaaaaagaaaaaagaaaaaaaagaggatgatTGCAAGGACGGGAGGAGATGGTTATTTTAactattagagcattcacatcagctctttcattttacacatctacttttatactaaaaattcactttttctattttacacattaaattttacaaaacacccacatcagttcatctatcctaccaccatttttaattaaataatcaattttctttaatattttattattttcccaacTACCTCTTAAATTACtgcgctctctctctcccaactcATTTCTgacttttgctctctctctctctctctctctatacccatctctcaaactctccctctccctctgccactcgatcaactctccctctccctctcgatcaactccctctacctctcgatcaactctccctctccctctcgatcaactcctTCTTCGATCACGAGCTCAGATCACCATCCGCGAGTCCGATCAcgatctgcgagctccgatcgcaattcgcgagctccgatcggcgatttgcgagctccgatcggcgatccgcgagctccgatcacAATCCgcgatctgcgagctccgatTGGCGATCCGTGAGCTTCGATCGGCGATCCGCAAGCTCCAATCCAGcgtccgcgagctccgatccatagcaagacccacgagctccgaccagtcaagcaccgatctgtgtttgtttgtgtatgtctgtgtttttttttttgagcaaagtatatctctgtatatattctgtgttgagaaaaagatgagagaatggAGTCTGTTGAGcacggatcagagagagaaaaaaaggagcgaaggagaaatgataaaatattgtataaacgagctacagtagctgtgtaaatatacacggtactgtagctcgtggatggTTTTACACGATTTTACctaattttagctccactgatgTAGGggattttttgctcaaaatgtgtaaaattgagaaatttttgcATTATACATGATTATCCACCAactaatgtggatgctcttatacgAATCAGAGGTCTGGTTTGTGGCTTTGGTTTTTCTCTCAACTCATGCCACAGATATTTGCTTTCtctaaatttctcttttttatggtttgcttgagatttcttcttttcatatttttttttcgttgATTAACTCCCGAAATATAAGATGAAGAAAGACGTACATCAAGTTTAATAAGCAACTAACCAGCTTGGCTTCTTTTGGTTCATTAAGTTTAACAAGAAACAAGGAACTCAATTTATGTGAACTCGAGTTAGATGCATAACTTGAGTTTTATCATTATGGACTTGAGTTTTAAAATAGTGGTAATCTCTTAAAAATTTCGCAAACAATggtattttccaaaatatttggCCAAACTGTgttatttggccatttttgttgaaaataccaCAACAAACCCCACAAACTTTGTTACAATTTGTCAACGTGGCGAGTTATGAGCAATAGAGTTTAGTATAATCAAAATTACTATAAGTATGAAGACAAGGTTAGGGTGGATATGTAATATTAaatggcgtaaatgcacttttagtctctacattttggcatttttccattttagtccttacattttaattttaccacttttagtccttaattCAATTAATGCGTTCCATTTTAGTTatttccgtcagtcaaccgacgaaaatagctgatgtggttgccggaagaattaaaatattataaaaatgccacatcaccatgacacatcagcatataaatttaaaaaattaattctaactaaataataaaaataaaaacagaattaaagactaaaattcaaaattattctTCATGTTCTCCGGTTCttcattttacaacttgttATTCATATTCTTCCCAAATCAAACATAGCaaccaagaactcaaacccatcctaagaacacaaacccagcaacccaaGAACTCAAACCTAGATCACTAGGACATAAAtgaaaacagaaagaaaaaaccCAACACAATCAACACGAATTCTcagcaaatcaaacccataaatccaGTTAACAAACCAACCTAGATTAAACCCAGATCAAGAAACCAATCACAACAAACTCAAATCAACACAATCAAACCCAAACCAAcacaatcaaacccaaatcccaCCACCAATGACCGACACAATCAAGTCACCACCACCTCGCCAATCAAAAACATTTCTTCATAACATGAACTTCAGctcaaaaacccacaaaaattcCAGAACGTGACCACCACTACCACCGAAAAAGTCACCAAACCCACCGATCAGTCAAGAAACCCACACCAAGACGGTGGCCGAGATTGGCAAGCTCCATTGTGGCCAAGATCGGGATGAAGGCCGAGATCAACGAGCTCCATTGTGGCCGAGACGGTGGCTGAGACGGAGGCCAAGATCAAGTTCCATTCTCTAGATCTGCTCCCACCGTCGGCCCCCTTCCTCTAGATTTGCTCCAAACCGATTTACAAGGACCCAACCACGCTCAGCCCACGGACCCACCAGCACCCACTTCCACGGACCCACCACAATGCTCAACCATTGCCGATCTAGCTCAGCCCACGGACCCACCACCATCGACCTCCACGGACCACCACAATGCTCAGCCACCGCCGATCTACACATACAATGCTCACCTACtcattctctccctctctctctctctctctctctccctaaactcattttattttattttattttattttttacggTAGAGCTCTCTCTAAAATCAGATCATGATTTTAGAGAGAGCTCACTTAAGGAAAAGTAAGTACACTAtttgaaaggttttttttttggtagagcTCAGTAATGATAAATTTTGTTTGGGTTGGTTGAGATGAGAGAatagagtttgagtttgagattattttttaaattctgtttTATTTCtgtaaattttagtttttaattctatttttatttttattatttagttaaaattaataaattattttttaaaatttatatgctgatgtgtcatggtgacatgacattttttataatattttaagtcTTCCGGTATCCACCTCAGCTATTTCCGTCGGTTGATTGACggaaaggaccaaaatggaacgcgttaattgaattaggaactaaaagtggtaaaaataaaatgtaggggctaaaatgaaaaaaacatcaaaatgtagggactaaaagtacatttacgcCATATTAAATTTAGTACCCTCCCCTTAAATGAGAAATAGTTGACTATGGAATAATGCTTGTATCACAACAAAACTCACAACTTTTGTCCTAACTTGCCCATATTCAACTATGAGTTATAAGTTGTGGGTGTATTATTCTATATTCAACTATTTCTCTTTAACATATAATTGGGTATTGGCTTTGTGGTTATAGAGTCAGCAATGGGGTCGGTTCCTATTGCTTGAAAATTAATCTCTGGTAAGCGCAAGGATACTGAATTGAACCTGCACGGTTTAGCATATTCCATCTTGGTTCCAGGCATCAACATGTACAAGAAAATTCTGGATTCTGGTATAAGTAAAAAGAGGTTTACAATCATGATAGATAATCAAATTATTCTTTGGTCAAATCGGCAATCTTTCTCCCTAGATCGTTTGCCTTTTTTATACGCTTTAGTATATTGATGCTTGATGATAGTATCACGAGGTTTCTTTTTGTCCCATAAAGTCTTAATCAGTTGATTTTATGGGTTTGAGAGTATCCTTCATTCCTCTTTATCTTTACGTATATTTCACCTAACGTATACTCTCATTATtatcttattaattattattattatagtatCATGATTCATGCATTGGGCCACATTTAAAATGATCCCAGCTTACTCTTTCCTTTGATAGGTCACAATTAATTGCATCTTTTGTATATAATATAGTTAATGTATGaattaaaattagaagaaaGCCAAGGATTGCGATGCTATTGTTGGACACAGCTCACCAACATTATTAATCATTAATCATTCTCATCCTGCATTATAGGATATTAGTTGGGGTATTCTTCAAGAATTAATGGATAAAGCCTACTCTTgaacaagtataaatgtttgtaggGTGtaacaagtataaatgtttgtagggtgtggggggcaagggttgagattcaagtctctagaagagagtttcacacacatatatacttaaattgggctagagtagaaattctatcttgtataaaaaaaaaaaaaaagatataagtATCTTAGAGAGCGATACTAGAAAAACCTCTCACagtaataattatatttatatcatGTATTGGATATCTGCAATTTTTCTCTCACAATAGTATGTAAGAATGCATATATCCATTACATGAAAAATATTCTCctctttcaatatatatatataaattcaaacaCTTGTGAGCCCACACCACATGTTGTGAGTGGCAAAGTGCATGCATAGCTCCTACATAAAATAGTTTTCTCTTAAATAGACattaattcaaattttggatttgaGAGGTAAAtgaatctaaaatttaaatgttttagaaaaatcaaataAGCAACagcaataacaataaaaacttgattaataattaatatatttattttttctcctaGTGAAGAATATACCTTCCATCATTTACCATCACAATTTTGGTGATCATACATGAGATTTTATCACAATTTTGGTTGTCCTACACGAGATTTTATTAAAGGTGTGCAAAGGGTTTTGTACCTTAATTGGTATAGTGTTCCTAGTAATAAAgtcatccaaataaaaaaataaaaaaaaaattctcttgtATTGTTGTAGCCAtcgaattattatttttaagtcttttaaaagaaataatttcttaaagaaaaaaaatattttatacaaaaaaatacacaaaacttATGAATtatcttcttaaaaaattataatgtttcAAGATATAATCAACTAAGAATGTAATTACTAATGTCAAATAATAATTATCTTACTCATCGATTTATATATCTTTTCTCTCATAATATGTAAAAGTGATTGTAATCAAGTGACGGTCACATATTGTACAAAAGAAGTAATGTCTTGTACGTATATCAAATACATGAGATGTATTTTCACGATGAGGATGGtttgataattttctttttttgaaacacGACCTCTGTATCCAACCCGAACCCATCTACTTTCCGAATATGAACAAGCTTGGACCCCTTGAACATCTCCATCAATGGTTTCACACTAAAAAGATCATTGGCAGAGTACTTATCCGGCCGCCCAGACAACGCCACGTGTAACACACACACCCCATCAGGCTTTAACGTCCGTTCGATCTCGGCCACGAACTTTTGCGGGTACAGCGCGTGATCAAACACGTTTGAGAACTCAAAGTCGAAGGTGTCATTGTCGAAAGGCTGGTTGTGAAAGTCTCCTTTGATCACAAGCGGAGGACACGGCACCAAGTCGATCCCCACAGAGTCAGACACGCCGACACGTCTCAAGGCTTCAACCTCCTGGCCGACACGGGCCCCAATAGAAAGCGCTTTGGAATGGTTATGGAGGAGTTGCCGTTGCTTTAAAAGTTGGAAGAATTTCGCAAAGACTCGAACTTTTCGTTCCCAATCACTGGTTGTCCATATTTTTCTGAGTTTGGGGTTAAGGGTCTTGTTGAGTTGGTGTTGTATGTAGAATTCGTAGGAGCCGTATCCAGGTCGGATTTTGAGGTCCCCGGAGCTATAAGTCGGGTTTTTCGGCGTTGGTGGATTGGTAACGGTGTTGGGTTGGAGAGAGAAGACAAGGAAGAAGATAATCAGAGTGAgagggagaggaagaagaagaaagtaatTGGATATTTTCATGTTGTTTGCATGAGGCTTCAAAGTTCAACTTCTGTGTGTttatggttttgggtttggagcCATGGACGTGAAGAAAGACTAAGATAAGGATTATTAGGGcgtgaaagagaaattttttacATCAATATAATAT comes from Castanea sativa cultivar Marrone di Chiusa Pesio chromosome 3, ASM4071231v1 and encodes:
- the LOC142630008 gene encoding uncharacterized protein LOC142630008 — encoded protein: MKISNYFLLLPLPLTLIIFFLVFSLQPNTVTNPPTPKNPTYSSGDLKIRPGYGSYEFYIQHQLNKTLNPKLRKIWTTSDWERKVRVFAKFFQLLKQRQLLHNHSKALSIGARVGQEVEALRRVGVSDSVGIDLVPCPPLVIKGDFHNQPFDNDTFDFEFSNVFDHALYPQKFVAEIERTLKPDGVCVLHVALSGRPDKYSANDLFSVKPLMEMFKGSKLVHIRKVDGFGLDTEVVFQKKKIIKPSSS